From one Amycolatopsis sp. FDAARGOS 1241 genomic stretch:
- a CDS encoding nitrile hydratase accessory protein, whose protein sequence is MAIDITVLDYDEQGHVKFHSSCSTDLGQPVFDEEWQRRAFGLAVALSEFGHYAWEDFQRELIASIGSWQQAPDDAKGRWEYYEHWVAALDTVVRRHGLLEDGYVNPEDRV, encoded by the coding sequence GTGGCGATCGACATCACGGTCCTGGACTACGACGAGCAGGGGCACGTCAAGTTCCACTCGTCGTGCTCCACGGACCTCGGGCAGCCCGTGTTCGACGAGGAGTGGCAGCGGCGGGCGTTCGGCCTGGCCGTCGCGCTGTCGGAGTTCGGCCACTACGCGTGGGAGGACTTCCAGCGCGAACTCATCGCGTCGATCGGCTCGTGGCAGCAGGCGCCGGACGACGCGAAGGGCCGCTGGGAGTACTACGAGCACTGGGTCGCGGCGCTCGACACCGTCGTGCGCCGCCACGGCCTGCTCGAAGACGGGTATGTCAACCCCGAGGACCGCGTCTGA
- a CDS encoding MarR family winged helix-turn-helix transcriptional regulator, translating to MVSRAEKNETNPDLGVLAGRLLFAVQHELFTSLAAQGFADLHPRHGAVLAYLDTDGVRATELSRLSGQHKQVIGTMIDELESLGYVQRRPDPADRRAKLVCPTERGLAEMRAAARIMQAMQDRHARRLGRDVYGEFKKVLMDVVEHQRKRVES from the coding sequence GTGGTCAGCCGGGCCGAGAAGAACGAAACGAACCCCGACCTGGGAGTTCTCGCCGGACGGTTGCTGTTCGCCGTGCAGCACGAACTGTTCACGTCCTTGGCCGCGCAGGGCTTCGCGGACCTCCACCCACGCCACGGCGCCGTGCTCGCGTACCTCGACACGGATGGTGTGCGGGCGACCGAGCTGTCCCGGCTCAGCGGTCAGCACAAGCAGGTCATCGGGACGATGATCGACGAGCTGGAGTCCCTGGGGTACGTGCAGCGGCGCCCGGATCCGGCCGATCGGCGGGCGAAGCTGGTGTGTCCGACGGAGCGTGGGCTGGCGGAGATGCGGGCTGCGGCGCGGATCATGCAGGCGATGCAGGACCGGCACGCGCGGCGGTTGGGGCGTGATGTTTATGGGGAGTTCAAGAAGGTGCTGATGGATGTGGTCGAGCATCAGCGGAAGCGGGTGGAGAGTTGA
- a CDS encoding DUF885 domain-containing protein, whose protein sequence is MTPIFQLSDDHVSAEAALDPVTATMRGITTPDPAALTDFSPDGFEARADQARRTLATLATLAPESPEDRIAGAHLKERLEAQLAWHDLGEPLRTVKAQFGVLTSLHDTVNMLPRKNDDDWHILAVRLAGIETMLAAWQTSLRTGLDRGLVAARRQALETAGQAERFAGAHEKLVREYGDGPLATDLRSAADAADRGYTDLARFLRADYAPRATEVEGVGHERYAAGARLSLGADLDIREAYEWGWAELERIEQELAAEAASIRPGVSALEAMAILDEEFFVDGEPAYVDWLRGAHDRALDAAAAHFDIPEPLRVIDVTLAHGSGSGAPYYTGPSEDGSRPGRTWWPLSGRTRFAVWSELTTVFHEGVPGHHLQIGTAKLAADQVSRFARVHSVSGHAEGWALYAERLADELGWYTDRGTRLGMLAGSAMRAARVVIDIGAHLDLPLPDGSRWNFDKACRFLHERGLAAQHRVHAEVVRYLGWPGQAIAYKLGERSWLQARATAASHPDFSLRQWHHDALAVGPVGLAALQDALSTP, encoded by the coding sequence GTGACGCCGATCTTCCAGCTCTCCGACGACCACGTTTCCGCCGAAGCCGCCCTGGATCCGGTGACGGCGACCATGCGCGGGATCACCACCCCCGATCCGGCCGCGCTCACCGACTTCTCCCCCGACGGTTTCGAGGCGCGGGCCGACCAGGCCCGCCGCACACTCGCGACGCTGGCCACGCTCGCACCCGAGTCCCCCGAGGACCGGATCGCGGGCGCGCACCTGAAGGAACGGCTCGAGGCACAGCTCGCGTGGCACGACCTCGGCGAGCCGCTGCGCACGGTGAAGGCGCAGTTCGGCGTGCTGACCTCCCTGCACGACACCGTGAACATGCTGCCGCGCAAGAACGACGACGACTGGCACATCCTCGCCGTACGGCTGGCCGGGATCGAGACGATGCTGGCCGCGTGGCAGACCTCGCTGCGCACCGGTTTGGACCGCGGCCTCGTCGCGGCCCGTCGCCAGGCGCTGGAGACGGCCGGGCAAGCCGAGCGCTTCGCCGGCGCGCACGAAAAGCTCGTGCGCGAGTACGGCGACGGCCCGCTCGCCACCGACCTGCGCTCCGCGGCCGACGCCGCCGACCGCGGCTACACCGATCTCGCCCGGTTTCTCCGTGCGGACTACGCCCCGCGCGCCACGGAGGTGGAAGGCGTCGGCCATGAGCGCTACGCCGCCGGCGCCCGGCTGAGCCTCGGCGCCGACCTCGACATCCGCGAGGCGTACGAGTGGGGCTGGGCCGAACTCGAGCGCATCGAACAGGAACTGGCCGCCGAAGCCGCTTCGATCCGTCCCGGGGTATCCGCCTTGGAAGCCATGGCCATCCTCGACGAAGAGTTCTTCGTGGACGGTGAACCGGCCTATGTGGACTGGCTGCGCGGCGCCCACGACCGCGCCCTGGACGCCGCGGCCGCCCACTTCGACATCCCGGAGCCGCTGCGCGTCATCGACGTCACCCTCGCCCACGGCTCCGGTTCCGGCGCTCCGTACTACACCGGCCCCAGCGAAGACGGTTCCCGCCCGGGCCGCACCTGGTGGCCCCTCAGCGGCCGCACCCGCTTCGCCGTCTGGTCGGAGCTGACGACGGTGTTCCACGAGGGCGTCCCGGGCCACCACCTGCAGATCGGCACCGCCAAACTCGCCGCCGACCAGGTGAGCCGCTTCGCGCGCGTCCATTCCGTCAGCGGCCACGCCGAAGGCTGGGCCCTCTACGCCGAGCGCCTCGCCGACGAACTCGGCTGGTACACCGACCGCGGCACCCGCCTCGGCATGCTCGCGGGCTCCGCCATGCGCGCCGCCCGCGTCGTCATCGACATCGGCGCCCACCTCGACCTGCCCCTGCCCGACGGCTCCCGCTGGAACTTCGACAAAGCCTGCCGCTTCCTCCACGAACGCGGCCTCGCCGCCCAGCACCGCGTCCACGCCGAAGTCGTCCGCTACCTGGGCTGGCCGGGCCAGGCCATCGCCTACAAACTCGGCGAACGCTCATGGCTCCAGGCACGCGCCACCGCCGCCTCCCACCCGGACTTCTCCCTACGTCAGTGGCACCACGACGCCCTAGCCGTGGGCCCCGTCGGCCTGGCCGCCCTCCAGGACGCCCTCAGCACCCCTTAA